In a single window of the Bradyrhizobium erythrophlei genome:
- a CDS encoding lipopolysaccharide assembly protein LapA domain-containing protein, with product MRKFLTGLVLIPLGLIFVVFAVANRHWVTVSFDPFNSTDPSVAVTLPLFVVIIVVAILGVVAGGTATWFRQRHWRRAARQYEADARQARAQMADLRAGAMTPSRYDLPRIPAPQPGGGYGAGGRDKQGATL from the coding sequence ATGCGAAAATTTCTGACAGGCTTGGTGTTGATTCCGCTGGGCCTGATCTTTGTCGTCTTCGCGGTCGCCAATCGTCACTGGGTGACGGTGTCGTTCGATCCGTTCAATTCGACTGATCCATCGGTCGCCGTCACGCTGCCGCTGTTCGTCGTCATCATCGTGGTAGCGATTTTGGGCGTGGTGGCGGGGGGCACCGCGACCTGGTTCCGGCAGCGCCACTGGCGCCGCGCCGCGCGGCAATACGAAGCCGACGCGCGGCAGGCGCGGGCGCAAATGGCCGACCTGCGCGCCGGCGCCATGACGCCCTCGCGATACGATCTGCCGCGGATTCCTGCCCCGCAGCCGGGCGGCGGATATGGGGCGGGCGGGCGAGACAAGCAGGGCGCGACGTTGTAG
- a CDS encoding integration host factor subunit beta produces MIKSELVQRIAEHNPHLYQRDVENIVNAILDEIVAALARGDRVELRGFGAFSVKHRPARAGRNPRTGAHVPVDQKSVPFFKTGKEMRERLNREGGAPDAGA; encoded by the coding sequence ATGATCAAATCCGAACTTGTTCAGCGTATCGCCGAGCACAACCCGCACCTTTACCAGCGGGATGTCGAGAACATCGTGAACGCGATTCTCGATGAGATCGTTGCCGCATTGGCGCGGGGCGACCGGGTCGAACTGCGCGGTTTCGGCGCGTTCTCGGTGAAGCATCGTCCGGCCCGTGCCGGCCGCAATCCGCGCACCGGCGCCCATGTGCCGGTGGATCAGAAGAGTGTCCCGTTTTTCAAGACGGGCAAGGAAATGCGGGAACGGCTGAACCGCGAGGGCGGAGCGCCCGACGCCGGCGCCTAG
- the sppA gene encoding signal peptide peptidase SppA gives MSLDSDVIVDRRRIRRKLTFWRVVATVVAIAAVVTIAVLATPGGRSALTTSGSIARVNIEGLIRSDQDRVEALERLEKSNAAAVIVHINSPGGTTAGSEQLYDALVRLKAKKPLVVVVEGLAASGGYITAIAADHIVAQQTSLVGSIGVLFQFPNFTDLLKTVGVKVEEVKSSPLKAAPNGFEPTSPEARAALDALVKDSYAWFRGLVKERRGMDDALLNQVADGRVFTGHQAVDLKLIDQLGDEKTAVAWLVAQKGVKADLPVRDYKLAPRFGDLTFLRTAASITLDALGLSAIARQVEQAGVAQAVDRLGLDGMLALWHPVGTN, from the coding sequence ATGTCGCTTGATTCAGACGTGATCGTCGATCGCCGCAGGATACGCCGCAAGCTGACGTTCTGGCGTGTGGTCGCGACGGTGGTCGCGATCGCCGCGGTCGTCACCATCGCTGTCCTGGCGACGCCGGGCGGCCGCAGCGCGCTAACGACCTCCGGCTCGATTGCCCGCGTCAACATCGAAGGCCTGATCCGCAGCGACCAGGATCGCGTCGAGGCGCTGGAACGGCTGGAAAAATCAAACGCGGCGGCGGTCATCGTGCACATAAACTCGCCCGGCGGCACCACCGCCGGGTCCGAGCAGCTTTACGACGCGCTGGTCCGCCTGAAGGCGAAGAAACCGCTGGTGGTGGTGGTCGAGGGACTGGCGGCATCGGGCGGCTACATCACCGCGATCGCGGCCGATCACATCGTCGCCCAGCAGACCTCCCTGGTCGGTTCGATCGGTGTGCTGTTTCAATTTCCGAATTTTACCGACTTGCTGAAAACGGTCGGCGTCAAGGTCGAAGAAGTGAAGTCTTCGCCGCTGAAAGCGGCGCCCAACGGTTTTGAGCCGACCAGTCCGGAAGCGCGCGCGGCGCTTGATGCGCTGGTAAAGGATTCCTATGCGTGGTTTCGGGGCCTCGTGAAAGAGCGGCGCGGCATGGACGACGCCTTGCTCAATCAGGTTGCGGACGGACGGGTCTTCACCGGCCATCAGGCGGTCGATCTCAAGCTGATCGATCAGCTCGGCGACGAGAAAACCGCCGTGGCCTGGCTCGTCGCCCAGAAGGGCGTCAAGGCCGATCTGCCGGTGCGCGATTACAAGCTGGCGCCGCGGTTCGGCGACCTGACTTTTCTGCGCACGGCGGCCTCCATTACCCTGGACGCGCTCGGCTTGAGCGCGATCGCGCGGCAGGTTGAGCAGGCCGGCGTTGCGCAAGCCGTCGATCGCCTGGGTCTCGATGGCATGCTGGCACTGTGGCATCCGGTGGGGACGAATTAA